DNA from candidate division KSB1 bacterium:
AGTTGCGGAGGAGCTAAGCGAGAGCCGCGATTTCAAAGGAACGCGCGCCGTGAAAGCGGTGCAAGGCGTCACCTTCTCCGCTCACGTCGGGCAAAAGGCCGAGTTGTACGGCGAAGCGGTTTGTGACAGCGAGGAAAACAGCAAGCTGCTGGTGGAGGCGGCCAAAGGCGCGCTGGCAACGGCGAAGCTGGCGGTGTCGGATGATCGCGAGGCGGTTGATATGCTCAATCGCATCGACATTGATTTGTCAGGCAATTCGGTGAAATTCACCGCCGAGCTTGACAAGGCGTTTTTTGACAAGATGCGCGAAAAAGCCGAGGGCCGCCACAAGCCCGTGGCGATGCCGTAAAATAAAGCAAATTCGTTAGGCTCGTCGAGTCAGATTCTCGCGCGCCTCTGATCGTTGTTGGATTCAGAGGCGCTTTTATTTTTGCCGGGGAAATTTATTGATTTTGCGCGACGATCAGTTCCGTTAGCGCCAAAAGCACGGCGCCGTGCCCATGATCGTCGTCAAAAGGCCGCTGGCGAGTGAGGTAGTAATCGAGATTCTCGCCGATGCTCGTGCCTTGACAGACGCCGATGAGGGCGCCGTCGCGGGTGATGCGGCTGTTGAGGCCGGCAAAAGTTTTTTGAGCAATGTTTAGGTAATCCTTTTCAATCCAGCCGCGATTCACCGCCCGCGCGATAGCGTAGGCAAACATGGCGCTGCAAGAGGTCTCCTCCCACAACTCGCGATGATCCAGCACCTGATGCCAAAGCCCCGACGCTGCTTGATAAGAAACCAGCCCTTCAACTTGTTTTTGGAAAATCGCCAACACTTTTCCGCGTTCCGGATGATTGGCCGGCATGGCCGACAAAACCTCGACCGTGGCGACAACAACCCAGCCGTTGGCGCGTCCCCATTTGTACGGCGAGCGCTGATTCTGATCAAAAAAATAGCCGTGATACCACAGGCCGTCGGTGTCCTGCGTGTATGAAGCAAAACCGATGATCTGCGCGGCGGCGTCGTCGAGATATTTTTGCTCGCCGGTATATTGATGCCATCGCACCAGAAACGGGCAGCTCATGTAAAGATCGTCGATCCAGAGACTCGCGCCGGCGTGCGATTCCGGCCGCCAGAAAACGCCATTCGGCAATCGGCTTTGCTGATGAGAAATAAATTCCGCCACGCGATGCAACAGCGCTTCGATTTCCGGCGTTGGGCGAATTTGATGGCGAAGGATGCCCTCCAGCATCTGCGCCGCCATCGCCCCGCAGTGATCCAGCATGTAAAGCTTCATCAATTCTTCCAGCCCGGCCGGATTCACGTATTTGCCGAAGGTTTTCACCTGCCAGCTCAAATAATCATATTGGCGAGCGGCAATCTCATTATGTTGCCGCACAAACGACAAGATTTTGGGATCCTGCAAAACCTTTTCATTGGCATACAACAAGCCATAAAGCGTGACGCCCCAGGGATATTGCCAATCCACACCTTTGGGCGGTCGGGAGGCCTCCACCGCAGCCCAATCGCCGCGTTTGTATTCGCCGTCGCCTAATTCGCGCAGTTGACGATGGGCAACAACGCTCAACGTCTCTTTGATCGAACGGTTTTTGTAGTCCTGCTCCGGCACTTCCTGCGGCGGCTGTGCTTTTTTAGCGCAACGGATCGTGAATAAAGCCGCCAGCAAGATAGTCTGCCCAACCAAGAGGGTTTTGATGAAAACGAATCCGTGCTTTGAGAAAATGAACTTCATCTTTTCATGTTGCAAAAATAAAAAGGCCTACTGTACACTTACTGACAGCAGGCCGGATTTGCATATCTTGTTGCACGAATTCCTGCTCTGTTCGATCCCAAAGCATGGCAAAATGTTCTTTCAAATTGGAACATGTCTTTGCACAAGTCGAACTTCGCTTGTGATGGCGGGAACGTGTGGGAATCGAACCCACCTCTCCCAGCAGAACTGGGGGACAACGGTTTTGAAGACCGCGGAGGCCACCAGGCGCCCATCCATTCCCGGTATCAAACGTTAAGATAAAAACAAAGTTTTGTAAATTTAAAATCGAAAATTTTCAATTTTAAATTTACAATTTTCTCTCATTGATCCTGCGGCGCTTCCCTTGGCGTTTTGGAGGCCACCGGCGCCGGCACCGGATGATTCAAAAAGGCTTTCACGACCTCGGCGAAATGCTGTGGCTCTTCGATCCAAGGATAGTGGCCGCTGCGCTCGAACAGTTCGAGCTTGGAATTGCGGAGCGTAAAATGCAGGCGCCGGGCCGAGGCGCGGATGAAATACGGATCAGAAACACCGTAAAGCAGCAGCGCCGGCGTGGCGAGACGTGACTCCTCGCCGTTGAGATCGTAGTTGAGCCAATCGTTGCGCACGAACTGCTGGAAATTGCTCAGGGAAATTTTGCTTTCGGTGATGGCTTTTTCAAAATTGGCACGGTGTGATTGGCTGTAATAATGGAAATAGAGAACGGCGGTGGCGCGGAGATTTTCCTGAATCTCCTCAACGGTGCGGGCCTCGTATTCATTTTTGAATTTGACCATTGCCGTTTCCCAGCCTGGATCTTTGCGCCGCGGATGGCGCTGCAAGTTTTCATTCACCGCGCGGGTGTCTTCTTCCAAATTGGGCAGCAAGACGCAAGCGACCAAAATCAACTGCGACAAACGCGAGGGATATTTCAAAGCGTATTTCATGGCGATGAAGCCGCCGTGCGCGTGACCGAGCACGACGATTCGCGCCAAGCCCAGATGCTGCCGCAGCGCCTCGAGATCGTCAGCCATTAAATCGCTTGTAAGCTGCGCAAGATCGGCAATCGGCGCGGCCTCGCCGGTGCCGCGCGGGTCGATGTAGACCAGCGTGTAACTGGTTTCGAGGAATTTGAGCGTGTTGCGGTACAGCCGTGAATCCGGCCCCCAGCCGCCGCCTTGCACGAAAATCGCCGGGCCGCTGCCACTGACGGTGTAAGAAATCTCGACGTTGTTCACCCGCGCCTTGAAGGTTCCATTGCGCAGCCGGGGTGTGGTTAATTCTTCACCCGCATGAAGCCCCAGGCCGTGCGCTAACGCTGTGGTCAAACAAATCCACGTCGCCGCGCGCACGAGAAATCTGTCCTGAATCATAGTGCCTCCTTGCAATGTCAATCAATAATTGTTAGACTGTTGGACGGTTAGCCTGTTATCGGGTCAAAAACAACTTTGTTTTTCAACCGTCTCAACAGGCTAACGGGTTAACCGGCCAACATTTTACATTGGTGCTAATCCGCATTCGACGTCGTTCCGGTCAAGGCGCGATGTGCGTTGACACGGCCGCCGGTGACCATCTTGCCTTGCAAGGCCGATGAAGTTTCCACCGTCGCCAGCAGCCGGTCTTTCACTTGCAGATGGGTCCAGCTTGGAAATTGCGCGAACACCAAGCCGGCGACGCCGGCGACATGCGGGGTAGCCATTGAGGTGCCCGACAATTTCACATAGCCGTTGTTGGGGGCGGTGCTCAAAATATCTTTGCCGGGCGCGGCGAGATCGACCGTGGTGGCGCCGAAGTTCGATCCCGGCAAGCCGATTACGTTGTTTTGACAGCCGCAGATGCCGCCACCGCCGTTGCCGAAGACGGCCAAATTGCCCTGGTGATCGATCGCGGCTACGGCGAGCACATTCGGCGCGTCGTAATTCGAGGGATAGTTGGGCGATTGATCGTTGTCGCTGCCGTCATTGCCGGCAGCAGCGACGAAAAGCGCTCCGGCGTTGTTGGCGTAGTTGATCGCGTCGAGCAGCGCCTGGGAAAAACCGCCACCGCCCCAACTGTTGTTCATCACCCGCGCCTTTTTATTCGCGCCGTAGAGAATGGCGGAAATCGCGTTCGCCAGCGTCCCCGAGCCGTCGCCGCCCAAAAATTTCAGCGGCATAATTTTCACCCGCCAATTCACCCCAGCCACCCCCTCGCCGTTGTTCCCCACTGCACCGATGGTACCTGCAACGTGGGTGCCGTGCAGATTGTCATCCATGGGATCGTTGTCGCGGTTCACAAAATCCCAGCCGCGAACGTCGTCGAGGTAACCGTTGTTATCGTCATCCAGACCGTTATTGGGAATTTCATCAGGATTCGTCCACATATTGGCGGCGAGATCGGGATGGTTGTAATCGACGCCAGTGTCGATCACGGCAATCAAGACCGAATCGCTGCCGGTTTGGATGTCCCATGCCTCGGGCGCGTCGATGTCCGCGTCGTTCGTGCCGCCGGTTTGGCCGGTGTTGTTCATGCCCCACAACTCGCTAAAGCGCGAATCGTTGGGAATGCCGCTGGCGCGATAGATGTAATTTGGCTCGATATATTCGATACGGGGATCGTTTTCCAGTCGAGTGGAGAATGTTGCCACGTCGCCCGAGACCGGCGCTTTCACCAGCGCCGCGCCGATCTCGGGAAACGTCATGATCTCAGTTGCCGACATCGCGCGCATCAAGGTGTCGGCGGAAAGCGCGGCAAAGCCGGTTTTCCATTTGACGATAAATTCACCCGGCACAAATTCAGGTTGCTTGTCCTGTTTAACCTGAGCGCTGAAAACCAGAGCCAGCAAGAAAAAAACAACAAGGGTCCATCGGCTTTTCATAAGCATCATCCTTAGAGTGTTTGGGATTAGTTGATAGAGTGAATTACCCCGGTATTCGAAAAACCGGCCTTCGGCGCCAAGGCAAGCCGGGAGAAAAAAATTCAACGACCCCAAAGATCAGGCCCGGCCAAATTGCTTGCGATGACGCCATGCCCCTGCTTTTCAAACACGCGGTTTAATCTTTTTCGGGAATTTGAACTTTGCTGTTGGGTTCGGCATATTCGATGTGAGGGCTGGATTGGCAACTGCGCAGCGCTTGCTCGATGGAGACTCCTGGAGAGTTGGCGCGAAAGATGCGAACGCCGATTTCGCTAAGCTCGCCAACCTGTTCCAGCCCCAAGCGGTTGGCAAGGGCTTTCACCGAATCTTCCGGAACGCCGGGTTTGAATTTGATCA
Protein-coding regions in this window:
- a CDS encoding glycoside hydrolase family 88 protein, with product MKFIFSKHGFVFIKTLLVGQTILLAALFTIRCAKKAQPPQEVPEQDYKNRSIKETLSVVAHRQLRELGDGEYKRGDWAAVEASRPPKGVDWQYPWGVTLYGLLYANEKVLQDPKILSFVRQHNEIAARQYDYLSWQVKTFGKYVNPAGLEELMKLYMLDHCGAMAAQMLEGILRHQIRPTPEIEALLHRVAEFISHQQSRLPNGVFWRPESHAGASLWIDDLYMSCPFLVRWHQYTGEQKYLDDAAAQIIGFASYTQDTDGLWYHGYFFDQNQRSPYKWGRANGWVVVATVEVLSAMPANHPERGKVLAIFQKQVEGLVSYQAASGLWHQVLDHRELWEETSCSAMFAYAIARAVNRGWIEKDYLNIAQKTFAGLNSRITRDGALIGVCQGTSIGENLDYYLTRQRPFDDDHGHGAVLLALTELIVAQNQ
- a CDS encoding alpha/beta hydrolase, which translates into the protein MIQDRFLVRAATWICLTTALAHGLGLHAGEELTTPRLRNGTFKARVNNVEISYTVSGSGPAIFVQGGGWGPDSRLYRNTLKFLETSYTLVYIDPRGTGEAAPIADLAQLTSDLMADDLEALRQHLGLARIVVLGHAHGGFIAMKYALKYPSRLSQLILVACVLLPNLEEDTRAVNENLQRHPRRKDPGWETAMVKFKNEYEARTVEEIQENLRATAVLYFHYYSQSHRANFEKAITESKISLSNFQQFVRNDWLNYDLNGEESRLATPALLLYGVSDPYFIRASARRLHFTLRNSKLELFERSGHYPWIEEPQHFAEVVKAFLNHPVPAPVASKTPREAPQDQ
- a CDS encoding S8 family serine peptidase, coding for MKSRWTLVVFFLLALVFSAQVKQDKQPEFVPGEFIVKWKTGFAALSADTLMRAMSATEIMTFPEIGAALVKAPVSGDVATFSTRLENDPRIEYIEPNYIYRASGIPNDSRFSELWGMNNTGQTGGTNDADIDAPEAWDIQTGSDSVLIAVIDTGVDYNHPDLAANMWTNPDEIPNNGLDDDNNGYLDDVRGWDFVNRDNDPMDDNLHGTHVAGTIGAVGNNGEGVAGVNWRVKIMPLKFLGGDGSGTLANAISAILYGANKKARVMNNSWGGGGFSQALLDAINYANNAGALFVAAAGNDGSDNDQSPNYPSNYDAPNVLAVAAIDHQGNLAVFGNGGGGICGCQNNVIGLPGSNFGATTVDLAAPGKDILSTAPNNGYVKLSGTSMATPHVAGVAGLVFAQFPSWTHLQVKDRLLATVETSSALQGKMVTGGRVNAHRALTGTTSNAD